In Herbaspirillum seropedicae, a single window of DNA contains:
- the xrtB gene encoding exosortase B, which yields MSLEQTLNPPQERSPGPLSWLLVALGLAAMYVPSFVDLLHGVWGSERNAHGPIVLVVACVYLGVRIRQLRDAGLIERQPAPLAGSLMVLLGLLCFALGRAQTVLFMEAGSLIPILVGIVLLVYGVKTCRRLWFAFFFMLFMVPLPASVVDVLTQPLKIGVSYAAQHLLQWLDYPVARSGVIISIGPYQLLVADACAGLNSLFTLEALGLLYMNLVRHPSLVRNTLLALLIVPISFTANTVRVVVLALITYYLGDAAGQGFLHGFAGMLLFFVALGLIIGMDSLLRWIAVQLARGRGRALPAAPVRRQPAAPLRQDGLFALRLPVAAVLAGGMLVSVGAAYALAPHQESVAKTAPFATFLPQRFGDWRMVPSPYLQVSTALQEGTGRTAEQPYDDEIARTYVNSRGQQVMLALAYAREQMQDVKIHPPEVCYVAQGFTLSGQQPLSMRAADGKTIEGRRFLARSGDRMEPVTYWTRIGDALPVGGLDARLTIFRQGMQGRIADGILVRASSLISDPSGQDAAFALQQGFLQDLEAALRKNNPGLLLPA from the coding sequence ATGAGCCTGGAACAGACCCTCAATCCCCCGCAGGAGCGCAGCCCTGGGCCGCTGTCCTGGCTGCTGGTCGCGCTCGGCCTGGCGGCCATGTACGTGCCCAGCTTCGTGGACCTGCTGCACGGGGTCTGGGGCAGCGAACGCAATGCCCACGGCCCTATCGTGCTGGTGGTGGCCTGCGTCTACCTGGGCGTGCGTATCCGCCAGTTGCGCGATGCGGGCCTGATCGAGCGCCAGCCCGCGCCATTGGCGGGCAGCCTCATGGTGCTGCTGGGCCTGCTGTGCTTTGCCCTGGGCCGGGCGCAGACGGTGCTGTTCATGGAGGCCGGTTCGCTCATTCCCATCCTGGTGGGCATCGTCTTGCTGGTGTATGGCGTGAAGACCTGCCGCCGCCTGTGGTTCGCCTTCTTCTTCATGCTCTTCATGGTGCCGCTGCCGGCCTCGGTGGTGGACGTGCTGACCCAGCCGCTGAAGATAGGCGTGTCCTATGCGGCCCAGCATCTGTTGCAGTGGCTCGATTATCCGGTGGCGCGCAGCGGCGTGATCATCAGCATCGGCCCCTACCAGTTGCTGGTGGCCGACGCTTGCGCGGGCCTGAATTCGCTGTTCACGCTGGAAGCGCTGGGTCTGTTGTACATGAACCTGGTGCGGCATCCCTCGCTGGTGCGCAATACGCTCCTGGCCTTGCTGATCGTACCGATCTCCTTCACCGCCAATACGGTGCGCGTGGTGGTGCTGGCGCTGATCACCTACTACCTCGGGGATGCCGCCGGGCAGGGCTTCCTGCATGGCTTTGCGGGCATGCTGCTGTTCTTCGTGGCGCTCGGCCTGATCATCGGCATGGACAGCCTGTTGCGCTGGATCGCCGTGCAGCTGGCGCGCGGGCGGGGCAGGGCGCTGCCGGCCGCGCCGGTGCGCCGCCAGCCGGCTGCACCGTTGCGGCAGGACGGCCTGTTTGCCCTGCGCCTGCCGGTGGCTGCGGTGCTGGCTGGCGGCATGCTGGTGTCCGTGGGTGCGGCGTATGCGCTGGCGCCGCACCAGGAGAGCGTCGCCAAGACCGCGCCGTTTGCGACCTTCCTGCCGCAGCGCTTCGGCGACTGGCGCATGGTGCCCTCGCCTTATCTGCAGGTGAGCACGGCCTTGCAGGAAGGCACCGGCCGCACCGCCGAGCAGCCCTATGACGACGAGATCGCCCGCACCTACGTCAACAGCCGCGGCCAGCAGGTCATGCTGGCGCTGGCCTACGCCCGCGAGCAGATGCAGGACGTCAAGATCCATCCGCCCGAGGTCTGCTATGTGGCGCAGGGCTTCACGCTCTCCGGGCAACAGCCACTGTCCATGCGTGCTGCCGACGGCAAGACCATCGAAGGGCGGCGCTTCCTGGCCCGCAGCGGCGACCGCATGGAGCCGGTCACTTACTGGACGCGCATTGGCGATGCACTGCCGGTCGGCGGCCTGGATGCACGCCTGACGATCTTCCGCCAGGGCATGCAAGGCCGTATCGCCGACGGCATCCTGGTGCGCGCCTCCAGCCTCATCAGTGATCCATCCGGGCAAGACGCCGCCTTCGCCCTGCAGCAAGGCTTCCTGCAAGACCTCGAAGCCGCGCTGCGCAAGAACAATCCAGGCCTGCTGTTGCCGGCCTGA
- a CDS encoding glycosyltransferase family 4 protein, which produces MPTKIAYFINQYPKVSHSFIRREIAAVEAQGFEVVRIALRGWDAEIVDDDDRAELGRTRYVLRRGMAGLLAPLLRQLTAAPGRFLAALGLALKMARRGERGLPYHLAYLAEAAQVAQWCAAEGVRHIHAHFGTNSAEIVMLAQCLGGPSYSFTVHGPEEFDKPQALGLDEKIRRSAFTVAITSFCQSQLYRWVEQSAWDKVAIVHCGLERAFYAGAPTTPQIALRLVCIGRLCEQKGQLLLVEAAAQLMRRGVAFELVLAGDGEMRAQIEERIAHHDLQQHIRITGWISSAQVREELLAARAMVLPSFAEGLPVVIMEAMALRRPVLTTYIAGIPELVIHEENGWLFPAGDIERLTDAMQACLQATPEQLAAMGQAAQLRAVERHSVNVEAAKLARLFNAHLAPQPQALGLAAPAGGTR; this is translated from the coding sequence ATGCCGACAAAAATCGCCTATTTCATCAACCAGTATCCCAAGGTCAGCCACAGCTTCATCCGCCGCGAGATCGCCGCGGTCGAAGCCCAGGGCTTCGAGGTCGTGCGCATCGCGCTGCGCGGCTGGGATGCCGAGATCGTCGATGACGATGACCGCGCCGAACTCGGCCGCACCCGCTATGTGCTGCGCCGGGGCATGGCGGGATTGCTCGCGCCCTTGCTGCGCCAGCTCACGGCCGCGCCCGGACGCTTCCTGGCCGCCCTTGGCCTGGCCCTGAAGATGGCCCGGCGCGGCGAGCGCGGGTTGCCTTATCACCTGGCCTACCTGGCCGAAGCCGCGCAGGTGGCGCAATGGTGCGCCGCTGAAGGGGTGCGCCATATCCATGCCCATTTCGGCACCAACTCGGCCGAGATCGTCATGCTGGCGCAGTGCCTGGGCGGGCCTTCCTACAGTTTCACCGTGCATGGCCCGGAAGAGTTCGACAAGCCCCAGGCCCTGGGCCTGGACGAAAAGATCCGCCGTTCGGCGTTCACGGTGGCCATCACTTCGTTTTGCCAGAGCCAGCTGTACCGCTGGGTGGAGCAGAGCGCCTGGGACAAGGTCGCCATCGTCCATTGCGGCCTGGAGCGCGCCTTCTACGCCGGTGCGCCCACCACACCGCAGATCGCCCTGCGCCTGGTCTGCATCGGTCGCCTGTGCGAGCAGAAGGGCCAGCTCTTGCTGGTGGAGGCAGCGGCGCAACTGATGCGTCGCGGCGTGGCCTTCGAACTGGTGCTGGCCGGCGATGGCGAGATGCGCGCCCAGATCGAAGAGCGCATTGCCCATCACGACCTGCAGCAACACATCCGCATCACCGGCTGGATCAGCAGCGCGCAGGTACGCGAGGAATTGCTGGCTGCACGCGCCATGGTCTTGCCCAGCTTTGCGGAAGGCTTGCCGGTGGTGATCATGGAAGCCATGGCCTTGCGCCGCCCGGTGCTGACCACCTACATCGCCGGTATCCCCGAGCTGGTGATCCATGAAGAAAACGGCTGGCTCTTCCCGGCCGGCGACATCGAACGCCTGACCGACGCCATGCAAGCCTGCCTGCAAGCCACGCCCGAACAACTGGCGGCGATGGGGCAGGCGGCCCAGTTGCGCGCGGTGGAACGGCATTCGGTCAATGTCGAGGCCGCCAAGCTGGCGCGCCTGTTCAACGCCCACCTGGCCCCGCAGCCGCAGGCGCTGGGCCTGGCCGCACCCGCAGGAGGGACCCGATGA
- a CDS encoding acyltransferase family protein → MTLARSLSPAGSAQEWRALGMVHTQHKEIPSLDGWRALAIAIVFLSHAGLGRIVPGGLGVTIFFFLSGYLITTLLVREFDRSDSVNVRHFYLRRLLRLTPPLLLVLVLTYTLTWLGIFTGDASWSGFLAQLFYFANYYVLFFDPGHTLPQGTGVFWSLAVEEHFYFVFPALFIFLMHKADRRKIPLYLGGLCLLVLLWRYGLVLLGDASMDRTYYATDTRIDSILFGCILATLKLPPAVYAALHKPAVRVGGVTLGVLLLLLSLAVRDEVFRETLRYSVQGLALMPLFFYSVAHPHSFPFRLLNLRWVQRIGIYSYSIYLSHEILLSNVDWVSHNAAVNIAVAAVFSLLFAMAVDRCIDAPLRMLRARFR, encoded by the coding sequence ATGACGCTGGCCCGCAGCCTCTCTCCCGCCGGCAGCGCCCAGGAGTGGCGCGCCCTGGGCATGGTCCATACCCAGCACAAGGAAATCCCTTCGCTGGATGGCTGGCGCGCGCTGGCCATCGCCATCGTCTTCCTGAGCCACGCCGGCCTGGGCCGCATCGTGCCCGGCGGACTGGGCGTGACCATCTTCTTCTTCCTCAGCGGCTATCTCATCACCACCTTGCTGGTGCGCGAGTTCGACCGCAGCGACAGCGTCAACGTACGCCACTTCTACCTGCGCCGCCTGCTGCGTCTGACGCCGCCCTTGTTGCTGGTGCTGGTGCTGACCTATACGCTCACCTGGCTGGGCATCTTCACTGGCGACGCCTCCTGGTCGGGCTTCCTGGCCCAGTTGTTCTACTTCGCCAACTACTACGTGCTTTTCTTCGACCCTGGCCATACGCTGCCGCAGGGCACCGGGGTGTTCTGGTCGCTGGCGGTGGAAGAGCATTTCTACTTCGTCTTCCCGGCGCTGTTCATCTTCCTGATGCACAAGGCCGACCGCCGCAAGATCCCGCTCTACCTGGGCGGACTCTGCCTGCTGGTGCTGCTGTGGCGCTACGGCCTGGTGTTGCTGGGGGACGCATCGATGGACCGCACCTATTACGCCACCGACACGCGCATCGATTCCATCCTGTTCGGCTGCATCCTGGCCACGCTGAAGCTGCCGCCGGCGGTCTACGCAGCGCTGCACAAGCCGGCCGTGCGCGTGGGCGGCGTGACGCTGGGCGTGCTGCTGTTGTTGCTGTCGCTGGCGGTGCGTGATGAGGTGTTTCGCGAAACCCTGCGCTATAGCGTGCAGGGGCTGGCGCTCATGCCGCTGTTCTTCTACTCGGTGGCGCATCCGCACAGTTTTCCGTTCCGCCTGCTCAATTTGCGCTGGGTGCAGCGCATCGGCATCTATTCATATTCGATCTATCTCTCGCACGAAATCCTGTTGAGCAACGTGGATTGGGTGTCGCACAACGCTGCCGTCAATATCGCCGTGGCCGCCGTGTTCTCGCTGCTGTTCGCCATGGCGGTGGACCGCTGCATCGATGCGCCGCTGCGCATGCTGCGCGCGCGTTTCCGTTGA
- the epsG gene encoding chain length determinant protein tyrosine kinase EpsG: protein MDTVTLIHSKEQDSLPNRSIGAILIDVGKLTPEKAERILRLQRERGMRFGDAAIQLGLLTQADIDQALSRQFDYPYLMKGESKVSEAVVAAYNPFSAQVETLRALRSQLMLRWFDADLGHKALTITSPARGEGRSFLAANLAVVFSQLGERTLLIDADMRHPRQHELFGLDNRNGLSGVIAGRATAAEAIQRIPALIDLSVMPTGPTPPNPQELLGRQPFAQLLQELAPSYDVILIDTPAGGDCADGQMVAGRTGAALMVVRKNVSHMSAVRSLTDRLADARVMVVGSVLNEF from the coding sequence ATGGATACCGTCACTCTCATCCACAGCAAGGAACAAGACAGCTTGCCCAACCGTTCCATCGGCGCGATCCTCATCGACGTCGGCAAGCTCACTCCGGAAAAGGCCGAACGCATCCTGCGCCTGCAGCGCGAGCGCGGCATGCGCTTCGGTGACGCCGCCATCCAGCTGGGCCTCTTGACCCAGGCCGATATCGACCAGGCCCTCTCGCGCCAGTTCGACTATCCCTACCTGATGAAGGGCGAGAGCAAGGTCAGCGAAGCCGTCGTCGCCGCCTACAATCCCTTCAGCGCGCAAGTGGAAACCCTGCGCGCGCTGCGCAGCCAGCTCATGCTGCGCTGGTTCGACGCCGATCTCGGCCACAAGGCCCTGACCATCACCAGCCCGGCGCGCGGGGAAGGGCGCAGCTTCCTGGCGGCCAATCTGGCCGTCGTCTTCTCGCAACTGGGCGAGCGCACCCTGCTGATCGACGCCGACATGCGCCACCCGCGCCAGCACGAGCTGTTCGGGCTGGACAACCGCAATGGCCTGTCCGGCGTGATTGCCGGGCGCGCCACGGCGGCCGAAGCCATCCAGCGCATTCCCGCCCTGATCGACCTGTCGGTCATGCCCACCGGCCCGACCCCGCCCAATCCGCAGGAACTGCTGGGCCGCCAACCCTTCGCGCAACTGTTGCAGGAGCTCGCGCCCAGCTACGACGTCATCCTCATCGACACGCCCGCCGGCGGCGACTGCGCCGATGGTCAGATGGTGGCAGGGCGTACCGGTGCAGCGCTGATGGTGGTGCGCAAGAACGTGAGCCACATGAGCGCCGTGCGCAGCCTCACCGACCGCCTGGCCGATGCCCGCGTGATGGTGGTGGGTAGCGTGCTCAACGAGTTCTGA
- a CDS encoding O-antigen ligase family protein: MKRYSLDRSQWLLLAAAVLVSILVGMALPVAIALLGDSVGRLAALPALFVLGGLFLFNRKLLLLLIFLFRASGDIVLESTRVGGGMGLGAAINGLIILIAFLFVVEKPKQLPRWMAVPWLVLLAVASAGVLISPDRVAAIKIVLSLCSYFAVFVCAFYVVRTPEDFRSMVKLMIASSIVPALYGIVATGLYGRGGLANFRLQSTFGHPNILAFYLTLVISLGLYVLKSPFFRLTQFKRFALMGYMLLLFVLLLLTQTRSAWIASFMLMLLYGLMFERRYLIYLAILPMLAMLVPSVQERVMQLDSGNTVQTYAKLNSFAWRVYLWESGLKWMSPSHYLTGYGVESFPYYSQTFFPLAGTTKWGAHSVFVQWFFDTGLIGMLAYLSIFYMVLRKLMKLYRLDRLGAVILICTLVEYLVVSASDNLLSYLAFNWYFWLLLGMGCSVYMNSEAWQEELRQRKARPLHRAAMPGLRHPEPSN, encoded by the coding sequence ATGAAACGATATTCCCTCGATCGCAGCCAATGGCTGTTGCTGGCCGCCGCCGTCCTGGTCTCCATCCTGGTCGGCATGGCCTTGCCCGTGGCCATCGCGCTGCTGGGCGACAGCGTCGGCCGCCTGGCGGCGTTGCCGGCGCTGTTCGTGCTCGGCGGGCTGTTCCTGTTCAACCGCAAGCTCTTGCTGCTGCTGATCTTCCTGTTCCGCGCCTCGGGCGACATCGTGCTCGAATCGACCCGGGTGGGGGGCGGCATGGGCCTGGGTGCGGCCATCAATGGCCTGATCATCCTGATCGCCTTCCTCTTCGTGGTGGAAAAGCCCAAGCAGCTGCCGCGCTGGATGGCCGTGCCCTGGCTGGTGCTGCTGGCCGTCGCCTCGGCGGGCGTGCTGATCTCGCCCGATCGCGTGGCCGCCATCAAGATCGTGCTCTCGCTGTGCTCCTACTTCGCCGTCTTCGTCTGCGCCTTCTACGTGGTGCGCACGCCCGAGGATTTCCGCAGCATGGTCAAGCTGATGATCGCTTCTTCCATCGTGCCGGCCCTCTATGGCATTGTCGCCACCGGTCTCTATGGCCGCGGCGGGCTGGCCAACTTCCGCCTGCAGAGTACCTTCGGCCACCCCAACATCCTGGCCTTCTACCTGACGCTGGTGATTTCGCTGGGGCTGTACGTGCTCAAGAGCCCCTTCTTCCGGCTGACCCAGTTCAAGCGCTTTGCGCTGATGGGCTACATGCTGCTGCTGTTCGTGCTCTTGCTGCTGACGCAGACGCGCAGCGCCTGGATCGCCTCCTTCATGCTCATGCTGCTGTATGGCCTGATGTTCGAGCGGCGCTACCTGATCTACCTGGCCATCCTGCCCATGCTGGCCATGCTGGTGCCCAGCGTGCAGGAGCGCGTGATGCAGCTCGACAGCGGCAACACCGTGCAGACCTATGCCAAGCTCAATTCCTTTGCCTGGCGCGTCTACCTGTGGGAGTCGGGCCTGAAGTGGATGTCGCCCTCGCACTACCTGACCGGCTATGGCGTGGAATCCTTCCCGTATTACTCGCAGACCTTCTTCCCGCTGGCCGGCACCACCAAATGGGGCGCGCACAGCGTGTTCGTGCAGTGGTTCTTCGATACCGGTCTCATCGGCATGCTGGCCTACCTGAGCATCTTCTACATGGTGCTGCGCAAGCTGATGAAGCTCTATCGCCTGGACCGCCTGGGCGCGGTCATCCTCATCTGCACCCTGGTCGAATACCTGGTCGTCTCGGCCTCCGACAACCTGCTGTCCTACCTGGCCTTCAACTGGTACTTCTGGCTGTTGCTGGGCATGGGTTGCTCGGTCTACATGAACAGCGAAGCCTGGCAGGAAGAACTGCGCCAGCGCAAGGCGCGTCCCTTGCATCGCGCCGCCATGCCGGGACTGCGCCATCCGGAACCCTCGAACTGA
- the epsF gene encoding chain length determinant protein EpsF: MNLSQFLLILRAHLKIILAIFGVTVVAALVVSLVLPKTYKATSSVVLNYKATDPVTGTMVTAQALPGYMPTQVDIINSRSTALAVVDALKLAQDPAVKESYANSNSQLDIRNWLAGILLGNLDAQASRDSSVIDITYKGRDPQTVATMANAFAEAYQQVSMQLKLDPTRKASAYFNDQIKVLRENYEQAQAKLSKYQQEHGITNLDNRVDVENNRLNDLSTQLVAAQGALAEAQSRRQAAGSAQNSPDVNANPLVQNLKANLAASEARFAQAAKRLGTQHPDYLNAKAEVDGLRAQLNAAIAATSASVATNASILQKREAEIRSEFNAQKQKVLELNRTRDELSVLSRDLDSAQRAYELTAQRFTQTNLEGQSNQSDISILASAMPPTAPSSPRLFINLILSMFVGLVLGVMAALGLELINRRVRSEADLVEGIGLPVLGTISHPAAQKGRDRRLGFGREPGAAPV, from the coding sequence ATGAACCTATCCCAGTTCCTGCTGATCCTGCGGGCCCATCTCAAGATCATCCTGGCCATCTTCGGCGTCACCGTGGTGGCGGCGCTGGTGGTGAGCCTGGTCTTGCCCAAGACCTACAAGGCCACCTCCTCGGTGGTGCTGAACTACAAGGCCACCGATCCGGTGACTGGCACCATGGTCACGGCCCAGGCGCTGCCGGGCTATATGCCCACGCAGGTGGATATCATCAACAGCCGCAGCACCGCGCTGGCGGTGGTGGATGCGCTCAAGCTGGCGCAAGACCCCGCCGTCAAGGAAAGCTACGCCAACAGCAACAGCCAGCTCGACATCCGCAACTGGCTGGCCGGCATCCTGCTGGGCAACCTCGATGCACAAGCCTCGCGTGACAGCAGTGTGATCGACATCACCTACAAGGGCCGCGACCCGCAGACCGTAGCGACCATGGCCAACGCCTTTGCCGAGGCCTACCAGCAGGTCAGCATGCAGCTCAAGCTGGACCCGACCCGCAAGGCTTCGGCCTACTTCAACGACCAGATCAAGGTCCTGCGCGAGAACTACGAACAGGCCCAGGCCAAGCTGTCCAAGTACCAGCAGGAACACGGCATCACCAACCTGGACAACCGCGTGGACGTGGAAAACAATCGCCTCAATGATCTCTCCACCCAGTTGGTGGCTGCACAAGGTGCGCTGGCCGAAGCGCAATCGCGCCGCCAGGCTGCAGGCAGCGCCCAGAACTCGCCGGACGTCAACGCCAATCCGCTGGTCCAGAATCTGAAGGCCAACCTGGCGGCTTCCGAAGCCCGCTTCGCCCAGGCGGCCAAGCGCCTGGGCACCCAGCACCCGGACTACCTGAACGCCAAGGCCGAAGTCGATGGCCTGCGCGCCCAGTTGAATGCCGCCATTGCCGCCACCTCGGCCAGCGTGGCCACCAACGCCAGCATCCTGCAGAAGCGCGAAGCCGAGATCCGCAGCGAATTCAATGCGCAAAAGCAGAAGGTGCTGGAGCTCAATCGCACCCGCGACGAACTGTCGGTGCTCTCGCGTGATCTCGACAGCGCCCAGCGCGCCTACGAGCTGACCGCCCAGCGCTTCACCCAGACCAACCTGGAAGGCCAGTCCAACCAGTCCGACATTTCCATCCTGGCCAGCGCCATGCCGCCCACGGCGCCGTCCAGCCCGCGCCTGTTCATCAACCTGATCCTGTCCATGTTCGTCGGCCTGGTGCTGGGCGTGATGGCCGCCCTGGGCCTGGAACTGATCAATCGCCGCGTACGTTCCGAAGCGGACCTGGTGGAGGGGATCGGCCTGCCGGTGCTGGGGACCATCTCCCACCCCGCCGCACAGAAGGGCCGCGACCGCCGCCTGGGCTTTGGCCGCGAACCGGGCGCCGCGCCAGTCTGA